In Engraulis encrasicolus isolate BLACKSEA-1 chromosome 2, IST_EnEncr_1.0, whole genome shotgun sequence, the sequence TTCATTTCTTTTGGAACTGTGCAGTTCTCTTATGTAGTGCCAAGCATTTCTCTTCAAGTAAAGAAGTGCAACATCTTTTTCTGTTACAAAAAGAAggaaatgtatgtaatgtatgtaatgaaatgtatgtaatgtaatgaaaagttTGAAGGATCAAAATATGAATCAATTGGAATGAGAGGTGCAAAAATGGATGTTAAGAGGATTCAACATTGAACAAATGTGAACTGTGTTTATTGCAAAAAGAGGTCACACCAAATATCGACCACACATCATTGAACGGGTTTACAATTTCCCTTTTTGCCACTTTCATAGATAACTACCGCCATTAACCTGGACACAAACTCCTCGTCAATTCAACTCTGATTGTTTTCCCCATGTCTATATACTTGAGTAAATTAATACAACGCACAATTTATGAACTAATACAGCAAGCATGAATGACTTAAACATGGTCGCTAAAGCAGTGTCTCTGTCAATTGCATCCCGAACTTTATGCACTGGATACCACTGACTCTGCCCCGCTCTCCTGTTAGTTTGACTAAAAAAGCATTTTGTCACAGGAAGATATCCTACATGTCAAggacatttgtgtgtatgtatggataTCCTCTTCATATGGTTTCATTTATACTCACGCTACGTAATCACAAATGTGTCTGCATCGGCAGAGACACCCTGCAAATGAGTGCACAAGAGTTCCTGACCATGGACAGAGGTAATTGAGTGGACGCTAAAGTGCAGAGTTGTatagagtagaagtagaagtacttttacaaatGTAATCACAGCACTAGTGATATGTGCTGATATTACATGgtctcaactttgtaatatcatgctactagtgttgtaattacatttgcaaaAGTACTTCTGCTTCTAAATTACACAACTCTGCTAAagtgctgttttacagtgtgagGGCCAGTTTGATCTCAGCTCTGTGTTGACATAGTAGTAGAGCCAGGCCACAAAAGGGAATACGGTGATCCCAACAGCCGGACACAATCGGATCATTCCAATGTCCTCCCTACAGTAAAAGAAGAGACAAATTCTGTAAATACTAGTAACACTTCATGTTacacaatgtttttttctgttataGGATCTGTAGAAAGCAAAGTCAAAACGTATTCACAGAATGAACATGTAATTTAGTTAAATAATTTTTCATTAACATAATGAAGAGTATTGCAGATCTCACAACCAGAAAAATCTTACCTTCCTGAATGCCTGCACAAAAGAAGCCATGTGACTGTTAACATTAGACCGGAAAACTCTCTGCATGAGGAGAAAACAATAATCAGACTCTGTGGCATTAAATATAAAACAACAGACATACATTCTTGTACAGAAATGTAATAATTTAGCTTTAATACCTACCTTCCCTCTTCTTGTTGGAAAATGTCTGTTACACCTTGCTTTACCAGAATCCATCCCAGGATGCCACAAAACGCAGCGCCAATCAGGACATACAGGTCAGCTATTCTTCTCCATACCAACGTCTCTACAGAATGTTTGGAGGGAAACATCTTTCAACTGCTATGTCTATGATAAAATGTCCACTGTAGAGGTGGgcaaactggattgagaaagtaggcctaatagttcTGCCAGATAATCACTCTGACTCTGCTCCCTACACACTTGATCATTTATAATTAGTTCATCATCTTAAGTGAAGATAGGCCTAATTAGGACTGCCTAGTTCATTGAATTTGCTGGAACAATGTATAGCCTACAGTTTTTATTTcgcccctttttctttctttatattatttttttaaatatgcaAAGTAATTGGGATGTCAACCCCTGGTCTACTGTAAAATGACTCCTCAACTGCTGTGATGTGCAGCTTTCGCCACAAGATGGAAGTATATCGCAGTCTCTGCCAGAGCCGTGGTCGCTGTTTGGAAACAGGACTTTGATTTTCTATAGCCACTAGAACTGGGTTGTAGGCTATGTCTAGTAGATTTTACGATTGCTGTCAGTTTTAAGTTCAATCGCCAACAGCAACACCATTCCTTCTCTGAAATGTCGGACATATTATCAGCATTGAgagttttaaaaacatttctcacCTGTCACGTGTGGATGCCAGCTAACGAATAGGGTCAAACACGACGGAATGGCATAGCCAACCTGAAATGGCACATTTAATGACgtgttattttatttcattattattttctaaAGTTGACAAGAAATTAAACTAAGCCTATGGAACGTTTACTCTGCACACGCACCATCCACAGTCCCGCATCTGGGTCGTTTATCTATTTgagcaaaaaagagaggaagagaaagtttCAACGCATTCAGACTGCGACACAGGCTACACAGATTTGTCACATTGTATTCCATGTCTGTGTCAGGTGAAGGTGATCTATTCCAAACATTCACATTTCAGCTAGTCAACTCTTCTCGTTCTCAGTTTTGGCGTTCAGAAGTTGGCTACTTGCCTGCACGTACGTCGCGAGCGCAAAAAACAGCGACATAAACAAGTTGCAGATCCTCCAGACATTCTGTGTCCAGGTCGAAGTATGCTTCATCACTTTTTTAATCAAAGTATAAATTGCCTACATGTGCAACGTTTGCAACTTTCCTCAATCCCCACTTTTCTCCCTCTCAGATATCTGTCATGGAAAACCCGGATCTGAAACTTTCCCAGGAACATGGGAGTTGAAGTTCAAGTCAGCTGATGTCCTTGATGTTCACACTGGGAAATTTCGCAAATTAGGGAAATTCTAGCGGAAATAATTACATTTATTCTAGACGACAGAGAGAGCTCGTGGCTCAGGGTCCTTGCCTTTTGCAGTGGTTGGTGATTGTTCTAATACACCCAAAAATAAATCGTTagggatgtggtgtgtgtatggtgttgtAAGGTGTGCGCTCACTGCAGAATTCACACTTAAGATATCAAAGGTCAGCATAGCTAATCGGTTGAAAAATATGTCAATAGTATGTGCGGCAGCTCGTGACTGTCCTCGCTGAACAGGTCATGCGCGGGTGTTCCCCTCGCTGAAGATACACTTCTGGATAACTGGAATGGTTTAGCTTCGTGGGTGTGCAATGCTGACTATTGAAGCTAGGTGTCCTGTGTCTGCAATGGAATGGTCTGAAACTGGATTACAGTCCATGCTATTACTGCCTGAGCTAGGAAGCTGGCTAACCAAGCCGTCTGACCCCGTTTAGCGGCAAGCTAAGATTACATTTATAGCATCTGTAGTGTCAACAGTGGGACTGAGGTTAGGTGTAGCTCGCTTGCTGTGTCTTGTCTCCTGTCTTGAGCGTAGGAGGTGAAGTTACTCTCGGGGCTCTGCATTGCAGGCAGCCCAGTGCTGCTGCTGGAATTTACACACAATGGCGACTCCCAGCCACCACAGCACCAACTCAACAACATCTTCCAGCCAAAACAACAGCAATAACGCAGGATCTACAGCGACaacacatcaccatcatcatcagtccCAGCCGCAACACATAACAACTATGAGCAGCATGCAGGGTAAGATGAAGGGAGGCAAAGGCTATGTGATAAATTAAGGAATATCAATGCGTGACGTTGAACTATGTCGCTGCTACATCAATATCTATATTAGCGTGCTAGATTTATTTAAATTGATAACACCATGAACCAGTCtttcccaggtagactttttagTGTGTTTTAGCAAGCATTTGTTAGCCCGATTATTTTGGTAGAACTATATGTGTATTTGGCAAATCTGGGACTGCAATGATTTGATGTTTTGGTGCCATCACTGTCTCGTTGGTTTATCTTATCCAGAATTGTTTACCTTATAGCCTGATGACGGTCGTAGAGGCATAAAAATGGGCACAACTCCCGTACTGTACTTAGCATTAGCTGAAAGCCATAATTcaaacaacaacccatatttgGTTGGCAAAATGCACCTAGCCAGTTTACACCAGGCTACAATGATTCTGACGATTCAGACACTCACCGTTTTGAGGCATTTTGTTAATTAATGTATGGTTGTGGAGAGTAACAATAACGAAATCATACCTGGCAATAGTCCTTCAAACCGTATGAATGGGCATTATGAATATCACCATTCAGAGGGCAAACCGCTAGCTTTGGCTGCCTCGACCAATTATGCCATACATTTTTAAGGTGTTCGTGTCAAATTGTCCACACACCATGCTACATTATTACGTGGTCCTCGGTTTTAAACAGGCCTCGCCAGTTGGCATGGGTGTAAAGAAAGACGTTTTAACAAAGTTGCCTTACATCTTTACATGGTTTTGAcacgttagcttgctagctgtGTATGGCTAACCATTACAGAACGTGCCATAGTTTGGTGTCAGATGATCCGGAGATACACTTTCAACAACCGACGTAGAAATTCTACTGATTGTTTGTCGCTTCAGCAAACAGACACAACTACCTCGTGCTCTCGGAATGCAAGCAACACCTTGCTCCACTAAGCTCAGACTTTATTAGACAGCTAATGTTGGCCCATTAGGCTGTCAGGTACTTTCCCCACTTGAAAAACTGCTGAATTATGCACTTTTAAAAAGTGTTGCTTTCTAATTTTAAATGGCTCAAATTGGCTCTACCTATATTTGCAACGCAATTTTGTCAAATAACACTCCAAAACTCCACATACTGGAAATGCCATTGTGATACAGGAAAGTATTGTTAGTCAGTCATTAATTTCCATTCCAGGTCAGGTTCTGGGATTTTCAGTGAACTGTCACAGGTGCAGGGGGATTATAAATTAAAGTGAGCAATTAGTAGACCTAGTTCTTTGATTTATACAGAAAAACCACAATTGGATTGCCTCtaaggctagtaggcctaagtgcacCCTTTGTTGACACATAGGCCCTCTACTCTGAAATTTGTGAATTgcatgacacttccatataattctaccgcatattataaaatacactaaatGTTGACAAATAAGAGGACAATGGCAAAGTAGGCCCACCACATGTTAATATCAGTACAggatgtatgtttatgtgtacatGCACTTTTGTATCACTGAAcctttttgtgtttgtgagaAGCACTGAAATGTATTTCCTCCATGATGTTTCTCTTCCTCTGCGTATTCACTTCTGTCTATCCTAACCTTCCTGATTTGATGCTGAACGTGATGGTGAGCTGCCCCGAGAAAGTAACCTTAGAGCTATAAGTTTTCTTCTTGCCTGTCAATTTTTAAGTGTTTATCTTTCTTCTTTTCCACCATGGCTCCTTCCCTCATCCATGTTATTTTCATTTTGCAGCCTCATCGTGTTCCTGTTTGCACCCCTTGCTTTGCTGAATGCTGAAGTTATGCCTTAGTAAACTGAATAGAGAAGTAGCAGTGATTGTTGTCTGTTATGTGCGTTATCTGTCTTGCACGCAACATTACGCTGATGTTCAATTGAGCTTCCTCTCTGATGACACCCCAGACAAAATTTCCAGCTCGTACGCAGATCACAGAGTAATATAGGTCAGGTAGTAGCACAACATCTTGCAAGCAAAGCAGTACTACACAGACTAGATCTTTTTGACATGGTAGTTTACCTCATAGGTAAGGCAAGCATCAACAGCATAAACATTGAAATACCTACGCTATTTGTTATTGAACACAGTGACGGAGAACGGTGCTTTTTGCTCACAGGCCTGTGTTTACCCCCGAGGAATGatgtttattattttaattactttaattaaaaaatatatttaaaaaaatattccccATCATGCAATTGCATATGCACCAGTCACCACAGTCTCATGAGGAAATATATCCTGTCTGTGGAAATATCAGTGTGAAAAGCAAATAGGCAAAACATGACAGGGTCGAGGTTTAtattaacttaaagggacagtttggtcaatttcaacatgcagttgtaatgctcacactaccctggacttgtcagtgcctgagatttttttttcttcttcttcagccgtttccgagatcctggtcattgtaatgggggcagctctttgtttacatttcaaaaaaacatttttatttattcccaaaaacatccaaaaggttataaaacatcagcagacaactagcaaacagcagtaccttttgggaaaatatttggagttggcctatgtttcatttttttaaaatgtaaacaaacgctgcccccattagaattgctcatatctcggaaagggctgagccaaaaaatgtggcatcaccaggtactgacaagtcaagggtagcgtgagcaatacaactgcatgttgaaattgaccaaactgtccctttaagacattaAACCGTTGTTTTATTTCAACAAGTTTTCTACTACAGGTTTGAAAGTTGGTGCCACGCAAGTGGCGATGTTGTCTGAAGACCCAAGTGTTTGATGGTGCTGGTACACCAGGAGGCTTACTGTATGAGATGGTGGCTCCAAAAAAGATCACTTCCATATGCTGAAACATTAATGGGGGACATTAAAAATAAATCAACTATGAAAAAAACTTGttttcttctcctcatctccaggGTTTCAGATAAACCTGTCTGGAGCTCCCCAAAGTAAGCCAACCCTTTTTATGTTGCTACCGTGAGCACCCACagctgtccacacctttgtttcgtCTGATGGCCTGCTATGGGGGAGTCTGGTCTCTGTCCTTCACTAATCCAACAAGTGGCGATTTTGGGGGTCTGGTAGGCTTGTGCCGGTGCAGATGTggccaaagagagagacagacaagatgAATGGTAACAGTTACCCACTTTCCTTCAGAGTGCTTGAAACACTTTTGATCCCTGagactgttttttttaaaagaaatatttTGAGGAATGTTTGCCAAAAATAGAGAGGGGACATATTTTTCCTTCAATTTTTGTAATTTGTAACATCATGGTCATTTATTAAATGAACTTGAGTCTTGGATGAACAAACCAATCTGCTTGAGAGATTGCACATTGTATGGCCACCTTTCATTTTTGCAGATGTTTAACATTTAGCGCAATAGGAATTGAAAAGCATAATGTCAGTCTTTGACGTATGTTTTTAATCATTTCCCATTATAGTAGCTCAGTCCATTATTTTGATCGGCAATCGGCACAAGCCTAGGAAGCTTTTCGTGACATTGGGAGCAACCTGATTTGTACTCCTGGGAAATCTAGTCATCATTTAAGAATCTCTGAATCAAAATTCAATGACAAGCCAGCACAATACCAGTAGATCTCCACAAGTTTTTTTGCAATTGAATGTTTAATTTCATCAAATCTGCATGTCATCTCAAACTGTGTTTCCCCCCATTTATCTCTGTTATAAgagccccctccccacacacatactttccaaTTTTTTTTGTAGACTGCTTATCACTAACCAACAAAAGCTAGTAGGCTAATGCTTTGGGAGTTGTCACAAAAAGTAGGCTGTGTTTTCTTCTCTACTCCAGTTTTGCATTTTGCTGttcttccttttttgttttgtttttctctcttgaaGCACCACAATGAGTATTTGGCATGAGCAGCACTTAAACAAATTCTGGCCTGTTGAGACAAGGAGGTGCTTGCAGAACAGAGAGCAGTAAGGTGGGGAGAATAGTCAGCTCCACACATTCTTGTGGTATGCCCTTGGAGGAGAGGGAACTACATGCATTCTTTCACTTTTAAGGTGAAGCCAAAGcagcactccctctctttcttctagcactctctctctttcttcttgtcttcatctctttcccttt encodes:
- the tmem220 gene encoding transmembrane protein 220, encoding MKHTSTWTQNVWRICNLFMSLFFALATYVQINDPDAGLWMVGYAIPSCLTLFVSWHPHVTETLVWRRIADLYVLIGAAFCGILGWILVKQGVTDIFQQEEGREFSGLMLTVTWLLLCRHSGREDIGMIRLCPAVGITVFPFVAWLYYYVNTELRSNWPSHCKTAL